A genomic stretch from Thermomonospora umbrina includes:
- a CDS encoding cupin domain-containing protein: MIEVKNIEKPDERRDFPLGHLEVLQMTGLVFGVGTMEPGWRWSESVKPIAGTEYCETGHQGYVLEGRLRVRMRDGDEQEVGPGDVFVIPPGHDAWVVGDTAFRAFDFAGQMDEYAKERG; this comes from the coding sequence ATGATCGAAGTGAAGAACATCGAAAAGCCGGACGAGCGCCGGGACTTCCCGCTCGGGCACCTGGAGGTGCTCCAGATGACCGGGCTGGTGTTCGGCGTGGGGACGATGGAACCCGGCTGGCGCTGGTCGGAGTCCGTCAAGCCGATCGCCGGCACCGAGTACTGCGAGACCGGCCACCAGGGCTACGTCCTGGAGGGCAGGCTGCGCGTCCGGATGCGGGACGGCGACGAACAGGAGGTCGGCCCCGGCGACGTGTTCGTGATCCCTCCGGGCCACGACGCGTGGGTCGTCGGCGACACCGCCTTCCGGGCCTTCGACTTCGCCGGACAGATGGACGAGTACGCCAAGGAGCGCGGCTGA
- a CDS encoding serine hydrolase domain-containing protein, which yields MTVGGLDELLEPVVAAAGGASAVVTGIVRGDERAVRRHGTLGRTGVPRTVPADLDTRFEIGSLTKTFTALLLAEMAADGLVRLDDPVDLYLPADARLPASPGPPVTLLHLATHTSGLPRLPPGLLARAARHWFTNPYAAFGTADLMAALPRARPRFTPGRRVSYSNFGVGLLGVALSHAAGEGYEGLLHARVVEPLDLTDTDGDPYGPQATGHWHGRPRPPWLIPGLAAAGALRSTGRDLLRYVSALLDPASVAVPSLSAALADVRRPRPVGPTGRPRCLVWNLRRETTHDLVHHSGATRGFTAFVGFGPGTGTGIVALANTTSSMRSPFIQAAYDALRAVSAGKPTYT from the coding sequence ATGACCGTCGGGGGCCTGGACGAACTGCTCGAGCCGGTGGTGGCCGCCGCCGGCGGCGCCAGCGCCGTGGTCACCGGCATCGTTCGGGGCGACGAGCGCGCCGTGCGCCGGCACGGCACCCTCGGGCGCACCGGCGTTCCGCGCACGGTGCCCGCGGATCTGGACACCCGGTTCGAGATCGGATCGCTCACCAAGACGTTCACCGCGCTGCTGCTGGCGGAGATGGCGGCCGACGGGCTGGTCCGCCTCGACGATCCGGTCGACCTGTACCTGCCCGCCGACGCCCGCCTTCCCGCCTCGCCGGGCCCGCCCGTCACGCTGCTGCACCTGGCCACGCACACCTCCGGCCTGCCGCGGCTGCCGCCCGGGCTGCTGGCCCGGGCAGCGCGCCACTGGTTCACCAATCCCTACGCCGCGTTCGGCACCGCCGACCTCATGGCGGCGCTGCCGCGCGCCCGCCCGCGCTTCACGCCGGGGAGGCGGGTCTCCTACTCCAACTTCGGCGTGGGCCTGCTCGGGGTCGCGCTGTCCCATGCCGCCGGCGAGGGGTACGAGGGCCTGCTGCACGCGCGGGTGGTGGAACCGCTCGACCTGACCGACACCGACGGCGACCCGTACGGCCCGCAGGCCACCGGTCACTGGCACGGCAGGCCCCGCCCGCCGTGGCTCATCCCGGGGCTCGCCGCCGCGGGGGCGCTGCGCTCCACCGGCCGGGACCTGCTGCGCTACGTGTCCGCGTTGCTCGACCCGGCGTCCGTCGCCGTCCCGTCGCTGAGCGCGGCGCTCGCCGACGTGCGGCGGCCCCGTCCCGTCGGACCGACCGGCAGGCCCCGCTGCCTGGTGTGGAACCTGCGCAGGGAGACGACGCACGACCTCGTCCACCATTCCGGCGCGACCCGGGGCTTCACCGCCTTCGTCGGGTTCGGCCCGGGAACGGGGACCGGGATCGTCGCCCTGGCCAACACGACGTCGTCGATGCGGAGCCCTTTCATCCAGGCCGCCTACGATGCGCTCCGCGCCGTTTCCGCTGGAAAGCCCACTTATACATAG
- a CDS encoding DUF6895 family protein — protein MSDTAPVAVTARRVADRALSWLHAHRELGAMPVDSTADLGDPDSVYKPLGETTLAASLILRDADSGAGQQVAAQSLIDYAWGQMREGDLLYDRQIRHTLMSDPLETYAHFVRVGYRHPRLDGLLAHNAALRSVRAIEVVPNRRMAVANAARIVGLDHGVDWDDLLRATWLGGDPEPWAIDWMTAYHMTHTVFHTTDWGARPEGLPADVAGYLRDWLPVWIDVWREIQQWDLMTELLIVGACLPEPYWDPADWRVLEEIQHDDGFVPRDGEPVAEDPAQRFREHQHTVVVTAVAGTIAAARAADASVAS, from the coding sequence GTGAGCGACACCGCGCCGGTCGCCGTGACGGCACGGCGGGTCGCCGACCGCGCACTGTCCTGGCTGCACGCCCACCGCGAACTGGGCGCCATGCCCGTTGACAGCACCGCGGACCTCGGCGACCCCGACAGCGTGTACAAGCCGCTCGGCGAGACCACCCTCGCGGCGTCCCTGATCCTGCGGGACGCCGACTCCGGCGCGGGTCAGCAGGTCGCCGCCCAGAGCCTGATCGACTACGCGTGGGGGCAGATGCGCGAGGGCGACCTGCTGTACGACCGGCAGATCCGGCACACGCTGATGAGCGACCCGCTGGAGACGTACGCGCATTTCGTGCGCGTGGGCTACCGGCACCCGCGGCTCGACGGGCTGCTGGCCCACAACGCCGCGCTGCGGTCGGTCCGGGCGATCGAGGTGGTCCCCAACCGGCGGATGGCCGTCGCCAACGCCGCCCGCATCGTGGGTCTCGACCACGGCGTCGACTGGGACGACCTGTTGCGCGCGACCTGGCTCGGCGGGGATCCGGAGCCGTGGGCGATCGACTGGATGACCGCCTACCACATGACCCACACCGTCTTCCACACCACGGACTGGGGGGCCCGGCCCGAGGGGCTGCCCGCCGACGTGGCGGGCTACCTGCGCGACTGGCTCCCGGTCTGGATCGACGTCTGGCGCGAGATCCAGCAGTGGGATCTGATGACCGAGCTGCTGATCGTGGGCGCCTGCCTCCCCGAGCCGTACTGGGACCCGGCGGACTGGCGGGTGCTGGAGGAGATCCAGCACGACGACGGGTTCGTTCCGCGCGACGGCGAGCCCGTCGCCGAGGACCCCGCGCAGCGCTTCCGCGAGCACCAGCACACCGTGGTGGTGACCGCGGTGGCCGGGACCATCGCCGCCGCCCGCGCGGCCGACGCCTCGGTGGCCTCGTGA